AGGCCCGGGCATTCGCTGGCGCAGAGGTCGAGTACAATCTGTCCGGAATCTCCATAGTCGGAGCCCTTGTAAAAGCCCTCAGACAGAGGCTCCAGCTTGTTCCACAGCTCATGCATTTTAGTACAAGACGATTAATCCAAAACCAAACGGAAAAGATCAAAAGGGAAgatttttggaaatggTCAGCGACGCGGATGGGGTCTGGCCAAGGCGCAGCAACAGTCGGACAAAGTTTCCAAAATGGAGAGTTTTTGCCATCCTTTCTGAAAGCCACAGTTTTATGGGATGGAAAGGGCCTCTATGGGTGTCCGTATTGGCCATTAGAATGGTGAGGAGTGATGAGCAGGATGAAAGAGGAAGGGGTACCTGGAAGAGTGGCTAACGAGGAAAATTCTGCGCTTTTGGACCGACAAATAGGTCATCATAATGGGATCTCAAATGTAGTATAATGAAGTTTAATCCCGTGTGTAAGACTTGTGTACGTTAGGGCAACTACAGGGAATCCCTGGGCGGAGGATGGATGAGTAAAGACTGAAATGGGCCCGTATGCACAaagggtacctagaatgagggatgcaAACTGCTGGTGACTGtagggagaacatactgcattatatccgTAGAGGGAGTATCCTAAAAGAGTGTTCTTAATGCTAATAATAGCCCCCGTAGTAGAGCAGGTCCCTTCCAGACAACATCACCAACGGCAGCTCCACCAGTCAAGATGCCAGGAACAGATATTCCTGCTATTGTTCCAGGAGAAAGTCCAGTAGGTTTTTTCTTTATACTCtgaagaagtggaagaatctTAGGATCAGTACCAATACGAGTTGGAGGATCCTTTACTGGGTCCCATTCGTTAGAGTCAAGATATCTCCTTTGGTACCAGCTATTGGATGATTCTTGTATGTCAATCAAGAGTGGCCTActatattcatccttagGATACCAATACACATACACTTGAGTAGTACCCTGTGGAGAGTTAATTCCGGTCTGTTCGACAGTATCATCCTTGAATCCAGAGAAGCCACCAGAAGcaagatgaaaatgtagGTAATATGAGTAATGTTCGTTGGTATTATGTTCTACCACCATAATCTGATCAGAACCACAACTGGGACAATCATAGGAGCCATTAGTATTCCTTGAAATGTCTACAACATGAACCCCTGTTTCTGTCATACCACATTCTCATCCATTTGTAGCAGTGTTATATCCAGTGTCCTATGTTCATAGATATCCTCCTAtcattcttcatccttccatagttACCATCATAGTggtactccattagaccaactactcagtacccaagttagtatctagagtatctccatagagtctcatatttgtctaacccatgGTTCTCCGGCAAAGCGTTGGGAAATCCAGTAAGCAAACCCAGTAATGGAGCCTGAAGCACCAAGAACAGCGAGAATAGTAGCTCCTGTTGCAAGAGCAGTACCACCACTAGCAAAAAAGTATCCAGCAGTAGCAGGGTCAAGAAAAGGTTCAGTACGAGGGGGAGCTGGAGGAGCAGGATCAACTTTAGGAGCTCCAATAGAAGCTTCAGCAGTAGATCCATCTTGATCTCCACTAGTTATACTAACATCAGCTTGGTTACCCTGAGTTCCTCCAGCACCCCCTCCAGGTTGAGGATCACCTTGAGGAGTACCTTGGAGAGATGAGTCACCAGCAGTATCCTCAGCAGGATCATTATGTCCTCCATCAGTATTTCTAGCATCTCCTTTATCACCAGAGTCTCCTTCAGCTTCAGCTTCTTTACCGCTAACAGTAGCTAGGTCAGGTGAGCCAGTACGTTG
Above is a genomic segment from Theileria equi strain WA chromosome 4 map unlocalized gcontig_1105316255041, whole genome shotgun sequence containing:
- a CDS encoding hypothetical protein (encoded by transcript BEWA_049220A) — protein: MVVEHNTNEHYSYYLHFHLASGGFSGFKDDTVEQTGINSPQGTTQVYVYWYPKDEYSRPLLIDIQESSNSWYQRRYLDSNEWDPVKDPPTRIGTDPKILPLLQSIKKKPTGLSPGTIAGISVPGILTGGAAVGDVVWKGPALLRGLLLALRTLF